A window of the Cystobacter ferrugineus genome harbors these coding sequences:
- a CDS encoding sensor histidine kinase, with translation MPCLGALLQSTGLGLAFVDRESRFHFVSTALIALSGLPGTSYEGRTVAEVWPGLAPALMPLFQRALAGESIQGARVSGTFCGPPGNARHFRLSLFPAPAGAQRPGMSLMLEDDTARVSRELALSESEERLRNLVAVSCDGYCLHENGIIIETSPALAQLLGTTPEDMAGQSLMRWIAPESRETVHRAMTRRVEAPYEATGLRADGKRLFLELLARQVEHGSRSVRMAAVWDISARKAAEEAANRADTFREQLLGVVGHDLRSPLHAIQLSVGALQRGGELDENQARQVTHVAIATRRMERMIHELLDYTRARLAGGIPVRPTPFALDRLLERVVDQFQVSHPTRLIVTKTEGDLVGTWDESRLGQLLDNLVGNALQHSPEDTPVEVRLEGKADGINLSVRNEGAPVPLEERSTLFEPFKRGKRANGDGLGLGLYIVRQIASAHGGRISVESGTGLGTRFVVWLPRHAPGC, from the coding sequence TTGCCCTGTCTGGGGGCGTTGCTGCAATCCACGGGGTTGGGTCTGGCCTTCGTGGATCGGGAATCCCGCTTCCACTTCGTCAGCACCGCCCTCATCGCCCTGAGTGGGCTGCCCGGCACCTCGTACGAGGGCCGCACGGTGGCGGAGGTGTGGCCGGGGCTCGCGCCCGCGCTGATGCCCCTCTTCCAGCGCGCGTTGGCGGGCGAGTCCATCCAGGGCGCGCGGGTGTCGGGCACGTTCTGCGGCCCCCCGGGCAACGCCCGCCACTTCCGGCTCTCCCTGTTTCCAGCCCCCGCGGGTGCGCAGCGCCCGGGCATGAGCCTGATGCTGGAGGACGACACGGCGCGGGTGAGCCGGGAGCTCGCCCTGAGCGAGAGCGAGGAGCGCCTGCGCAACCTCGTCGCCGTCTCCTGTGATGGCTACTGCCTGCACGAGAACGGCATCATCATCGAGACGAGCCCGGCCCTGGCCCAGCTCCTGGGCACCACCCCCGAGGACATGGCGGGCCAGTCACTCATGCGGTGGATCGCCCCCGAGTCGCGCGAGACCGTGCACCGCGCCATGACACGGCGGGTGGAGGCGCCCTACGAGGCGACGGGCCTGCGCGCCGACGGCAAGCGGCTCTTCCTGGAGCTGCTGGCCCGGCAGGTGGAGCATGGCAGCCGCTCCGTGCGCATGGCGGCCGTCTGGGACATCAGCGCGCGCAAGGCGGCCGAGGAGGCCGCGAACCGCGCCGACACCTTCCGCGAGCAGCTGCTGGGCGTGGTGGGGCATGACCTGCGCTCCCCGCTCCATGCCATCCAGCTCAGCGTGGGGGCGCTGCAGCGCGGGGGCGAGCTGGACGAGAACCAGGCCCGGCAGGTGACGCACGTGGCCATCGCCACCCGGCGCATGGAGCGGATGATCCACGAGTTGCTGGACTACACCCGCGCGCGGCTGGCCGGGGGCATCCCCGTGCGCCCCACCCCCTTCGCCCTGGACAGGCTCCTGGAGCGGGTGGTGGACCAGTTCCAGGTGTCGCACCCCACCCGCCTCATCGTCACCAAGACGGAAGGCGACCTGGTGGGCACCTGGGACGAGTCCCGGCTCGGCCAGTTGCTGGACAACCTGGTGGGCAACGCCCTGCAGCACAGCCCCGAGGACACCCCGGTGGAGGTGCGCCTGGAGGGCAAGGCGGACGGTATCAACCTCTCGGTCCGCAACGAGGGGGCACCCGTGCCCTTGGAAGAGCGCTCCACGCTCTTCGAGCCCTTCAAGCGGGGCAAGCGCGCCAATGGCGACGGGCTGGGCCTGGGCCTCTACATCGTCCGGCAGATCGCCTCGGCGCACGGAGGCCGCATCTCGGTGGAGTCCGGAACGGGTCTCGGGACGCGCTTCGTCGTCTGGCTGCCGCGCCACGCTCCCGGCTGCTGA
- a CDS encoding Hsp70 family protein — protein MRDPIIGIDLGTTNSVVATVEEGRPRVIPSRVGGRLTPSVVGFTPNTTERVVGAPAQALAKEHPDCVVWATKRFIGRRFTPELVQAARSVVPYPLLGGTTGDVRVKMAGRTVPVTQVAAMILGELKLDAEAYFGREVRRCVITVPANFDDGQRQATREAAAIAGLDVLRLINEPTAAALAYGLSRGFQGHALVFDLGGGTFDVTVLEVTDGVYEVKATGGDSALGGEDFDLKIVDWLLSQIDEPLRESVHRDVVSQHKLKVAAEQAKRELSEYEETLISLAGLGDQSQSARKLTGLETVLTRSFFDQLCEPLSERCLEVCRAVMKDAGMAPSAVDTVLLVGGMTRVPLIRQLVTDFFGKAPSTEVNPDEAVALGAAIQADELARQSGAALLLDVVSNSLGVGVLGGKVRRLIPRNRSVPVVAREIFHPGRHGQTEARIPVYQGESDLQDENRKLGEVVLRNLQAGSRGDTSLEVTFELSNEGLLAVRAVDLQSGLSEEVRMEARPHLPVREADRLVKEQAAYAQKQAQQDARKSEDKFRKLLERGEKLARLLQHSAEENPGEEAQAAVANVRSLLESGHSALQAQDAEQCAHVARQLTQLLAGR, from the coding sequence ATGCGTGACCCCATCATCGGCATCGACCTGGGCACCACCAACAGCGTGGTGGCCACCGTGGAGGAGGGAAGGCCCCGTGTCATTCCCTCGCGCGTTGGAGGGCGCCTGACGCCTTCCGTCGTGGGTTTCACCCCGAACACCACCGAGCGCGTGGTGGGCGCGCCCGCCCAGGCGCTCGCCAAGGAGCACCCGGACTGCGTGGTGTGGGCCACCAAGCGCTTCATCGGGCGGCGCTTCACCCCGGAGCTCGTCCAGGCGGCGCGCTCGGTGGTGCCCTATCCCCTCCTCGGGGGCACCACCGGGGACGTGCGCGTGAAGATGGCCGGGCGCACCGTGCCCGTCACCCAGGTGGCGGCGATGATCCTCGGCGAGCTGAAGCTGGATGCCGAGGCCTACTTCGGACGCGAGGTGCGCCGGTGCGTCATCACCGTCCCGGCCAACTTCGACGACGGGCAGCGGCAGGCCACGCGCGAGGCCGCCGCCATCGCCGGGCTGGACGTGCTGCGCCTCATCAACGAGCCCACCGCCGCGGCGCTCGCCTATGGCCTGTCGCGCGGCTTCCAGGGCCACGCGCTCGTCTTCGACCTGGGCGGTGGTACCTTCGACGTGACCGTGCTGGAGGTCACCGACGGCGTCTACGAGGTCAAGGCCACCGGCGGAGACTCGGCGCTGGGCGGCGAGGACTTCGACCTGAAGATCGTCGACTGGTTGCTGTCGCAGATCGACGAGCCGCTGCGCGAGAGCGTGCACCGCGACGTGGTGTCCCAGCACAAGCTGAAGGTGGCCGCCGAGCAGGCCAAGCGCGAGCTGTCCGAGTACGAGGAGACGCTCATCTCGCTGGCGGGCCTGGGGGACCAGTCGCAGTCGGCGCGCAAGCTGACGGGGTTGGAGACCGTGCTCACGCGCTCCTTCTTCGATCAGCTCTGCGAGCCGCTCTCCGAGCGCTGTCTGGAGGTGTGCCGGGCGGTGATGAAGGACGCGGGCATGGCGCCCTCGGCGGTGGACACGGTGCTGCTCGTGGGCGGCATGACGCGCGTGCCCCTCATCCGCCAGCTCGTGACGGACTTCTTCGGCAAGGCCCCCTCCACCGAGGTCAACCCCGACGAGGCGGTGGCGCTCGGCGCGGCCATCCAGGCGGATGAGCTGGCGCGTCAGTCCGGCGCGGCGCTGCTGCTCGACGTGGTGAGCAATTCGCTGGGCGTGGGGGTGCTGGGAGGCAAGGTGCGGCGCCTCATCCCCCGCAACCGCTCGGTGCCCGTGGTGGCCAGGGAAATCTTCCACCCCGGCCGCCATGGACAGACCGAGGCACGCATCCCCGTGTACCAGGGGGAGAGCGACCTGCAGGACGAGAACCGCAAGCTCGGCGAGGTGGTGCTGCGCAACCTCCAGGCGGGCTCGCGCGGGGACACGTCCCTGGAGGTCACCTTCGAGCTGTCCAACGAGGGGCTGCTCGCGGTGCGCGCCGTGGATCTGCAATCGGGCCTGAGCGAGGAGGTGCGCATGGAGGCACGCCCCCACCTGCCGGTCAGGGAGGCCGACCGGCTCGTGAAGGAGCAGGCCGCGTACGCGCAGAAGCAGGCCCAGCAGGACGCGCGCAAGTCCGAGGACAAGTTCCGCAAGCTGCTGGAGCGGGGGGAGAAGCTCGCCCGGCTCCTGCAGCACAGCGCCGAGGAGAACCCCGGCGAGGAAGCCCAGGCGGCGGTGGCCAACGTGCGCTCGCTCCTGGAGTCGGGTCACTCCGCCCTCCAGGCCCAGGACGCCGAGCAGTGTGCCCACGTGGCCCGGCAGCTCACCCAGCTCCTCGCGGGGCGCTAG
- the atpH gene encoding ATP synthase F1 subunit delta, with protein sequence MVNVSIARRYARALLDVATETGRADAVSEQVSTFAKLVADNRELADILLNPAYSREQRLNVVEALIKASGTVEPALVNTLRLLVDRNRLAYLPDIARLYRDMADAQAGRLRGHVTSAIPLSKDTLQKLSGTLQALTQRNVVLEPRVDPNVLGGVAAQVGSLLYDGTLRTQLEQMRRELKQR encoded by the coding sequence ATGGTGAACGTGTCTATCGCCCGCCGCTACGCCCGTGCCCTCCTCGACGTCGCCACCGAGACGGGGCGCGCCGACGCCGTGTCCGAGCAGGTCTCGACCTTCGCCAAACTGGTCGCCGACAACCGGGAGCTGGCGGACATCCTCTTGAATCCGGCCTACAGCCGCGAGCAGCGCCTGAACGTGGTCGAGGCCCTCATCAAGGCCTCCGGCACCGTGGAGCCGGCGCTCGTCAACACCCTGCGGCTGCTGGTGGATCGCAACCGGCTCGCCTACCTGCCGGACATCGCCCGGCTCTACCGCGACATGGCCGATGCCCAGGCGGGCCGCCTGCGGGGCCACGTCACCAGCGCCATCCCCCTGTCCAAGGACACCCTCCAGAAGCTCTCGGGGACCCTGCAGGCCCTCACCCAGCGCAACGTGGTGCTCGAGCCCCGGGTGGATCCCAACGTGCTGGGTGGAGTCGCGGCCCAGGTGGGCAGCCTCCTCTATGATGGCACCCTGCGCACCCAGCTCGAGCAGATGCGCCGCGAGCTGAAGCAGCGCTGA
- a CDS encoding MATE family efflux transporter yields MTSASLPSRREELQELWKLALPIAIAQAGHHLMSFVDTAVVSRAGTQALAAVGLSTAIFFALSSFSMGLMMGLDPLVSQAIGARNFTRARVLLWQGSYLALIVGTVLAVPMVVGPRLLPLVGVSFPELPELQDYLTWRAPSLPLVLLFITARAYLQAMARPHILVVSTVVANVFNLAANVLFVFGGEGLPAFLGPLRAMPALGVKGSALATLLAAFVQWAMVAWAVHKTPGSVGPGGVRPVRADILQALRVGVPIGLHLAAEVGVFSLAGVLARWVSPESMSAHQIAISYGSLSFAMALGIGNAGSVRVGWAVGARDTPRARRSGMMAFASGAAFMALCGLGYALFAPQLADLMGTPPEVRPLVVPLLMVCAVFQLSDGVQGVGAGVLRGAGETRFTFLANVVGHYAVGLPVALGLGFGLKLGVVGIWWGLCAGLTCVGLALLWRFERQSAGTLRPMEG; encoded by the coding sequence ATGACGTCCGCTTCCCTCCCCAGCCGCCGTGAAGAACTCCAGGAACTCTGGAAGCTCGCCCTGCCCATCGCCATCGCCCAGGCGGGCCATCACCTCATGAGCTTCGTGGACACGGCGGTGGTGAGCCGCGCGGGAACGCAGGCGCTGGCGGCGGTGGGGCTCTCCACCGCCATCTTCTTCGCCCTGAGCAGCTTCTCCATGGGGCTGATGATGGGGTTGGATCCGCTGGTGTCCCAGGCCATCGGCGCGCGCAACTTCACCCGCGCGCGGGTGCTCCTCTGGCAGGGCAGCTACCTGGCGCTGATCGTCGGGACGGTGCTGGCGGTGCCGATGGTGGTGGGGCCCCGGCTGCTGCCGCTCGTGGGCGTGAGCTTCCCGGAGCTGCCCGAGCTCCAGGACTACCTCACCTGGCGCGCGCCCAGCCTGCCGCTGGTGCTGCTCTTCATCACCGCGCGGGCCTACCTCCAGGCGATGGCGCGGCCCCATATCCTGGTGGTGTCCACCGTGGTGGCCAACGTGTTCAACCTCGCGGCCAACGTCCTGTTCGTCTTCGGCGGTGAAGGGCTGCCCGCCTTCCTCGGCCCCTTGCGCGCGATGCCCGCCCTGGGCGTGAAGGGCTCGGCGCTCGCCACGCTGCTGGCGGCGTTCGTTCAGTGGGCCATGGTCGCGTGGGCGGTGCACAAGACGCCGGGCTCGGTGGGCCCGGGCGGGGTGCGTCCGGTGCGCGCGGACATCCTGCAGGCGTTGCGCGTGGGGGTGCCCATCGGGCTGCACCTCGCGGCGGAGGTGGGCGTCTTCTCCCTGGCGGGTGTGCTCGCGCGCTGGGTGAGCCCGGAGAGCATGAGCGCGCACCAGATCGCCATCTCCTACGGCAGCCTCTCCTTCGCCATGGCGCTGGGCATCGGCAACGCGGGCAGCGTGCGGGTGGGCTGGGCGGTGGGCGCGCGGGATACGCCGCGTGCCCGGCGCAGCGGGATGATGGCGTTCGCCTCGGGCGCGGCCTTCATGGCCCTATGTGGACTGGGCTACGCCCTCTTCGCTCCGCAACTGGCGGACCTCATGGGCACGCCCCCCGAGGTGCGGCCCCTGGTGGTGCCCCTGCTGATGGTGTGCGCCGTCTTCCAGTTGTCCGATGGTGTGCAGGGCGTGGGCGCGGGCGTGCTGCGCGGCGCGGGCGAGACGCGCTTCACCTTCCTGGCCAACGTGGTGGGGCACTACGCGGTGGGCCTGCCCGTGGCGCTGGGGCTCGGCTTCGGACTGAAGCTGGGCGTGGTGGGTATCTGGTG
- a CDS encoding beta-propeller domain-containing protein — protein MHSNKHPYKQAGVVLALMGLVGCSDSRGIPENQPVQMSAKLEAFESCEGLESYIEDAAVLDMRASLERSKPSYWQARGGDVVFGGGAVPPTAPNADSGAGGSPGSPGSPGSYTGTNNQVAGVDEADFVKNDGTRLFVLSGQKLYVHRSWPAEALRTESSLTIEGWPRQMFLHGDKVVIFSNVYVNAPGAGGAAGSTIGCGYLSYCVAGGIAFTKVTTVNVSQLSAPQVTGELYLPGGYHDARLSGGSVRLVLNESFSWPEGMRWYPEYDPELWKDTPRLERALDSLMDTNEQLIRARSLSDWRRDGYFKQPDGTQVPVVQDCRDFHKTNAPTQLGYVTVASLDLNAAVAQAPGRTTLVAQPDILYANGGALYLSARHWWWWWEPGQKDYTYVHKLDLEQPGRARYVASGTLEGHLLDQFSLDEHEGVLRAATTISWRVEEAGNPWGRIETTNHVSTLRQEGNRLKPLGRSEDLARGERIYSARFLGNKGYVVTFRQVDPLFTFDLSDPAHPRKVGELKVPGFSSYIHPLGDTHLLTVGMQVAENGDWRSRSLKLSLFDVSDLAHPREAFTQLVGSPSSGSEALYDHKAFNFFAAKGLLAIPFTDWAPSSSGYYWDHFVSDLRVFRVDTATGFTPLGSLSMSDVYRTHDTSRWSYWYQPNVRRSVMADDYVYAISDGGVRVSHVNQLSTPLATTRFQPTVVY, from the coding sequence ATGCATTCAAACAAACATCCATACAAACAAGCTGGGGTGGTTCTCGCGCTGATGGGGCTCGTGGGGTGCTCCGACTCACGGGGCATTCCGGAGAACCAGCCCGTGCAGATGTCGGCGAAACTGGAGGCCTTCGAGAGCTGTGAGGGGCTCGAGTCCTATATCGAGGACGCCGCGGTGCTCGACATGCGCGCCTCGCTGGAGCGCTCCAAGCCCTCCTACTGGCAGGCCCGGGGGGGCGACGTGGTCTTCGGTGGCGGGGCGGTTCCCCCCACCGCCCCGAACGCGGACTCGGGCGCGGGCGGCTCGCCGGGCTCGCCGGGCTCGCCGGGCAGCTACACGGGCACCAACAACCAGGTGGCTGGCGTGGACGAGGCGGACTTCGTGAAGAACGACGGCACGCGCCTCTTCGTCCTCTCCGGACAGAAGCTGTATGTCCACCGCTCCTGGCCCGCCGAGGCGTTGCGCACCGAGTCCTCGCTCACCATCGAGGGCTGGCCCCGGCAGATGTTCCTGCACGGCGACAAGGTGGTCATCTTCTCCAACGTGTATGTGAACGCGCCGGGGGCCGGAGGCGCGGCTGGCTCGACGATCGGGTGCGGCTATCTGTCGTACTGCGTGGCCGGCGGGATTGCCTTCACCAAGGTCACCACGGTGAACGTGTCCCAGTTGTCCGCGCCCCAGGTGACGGGCGAGCTGTATCTGCCGGGCGGCTATCACGATGCGCGGTTGTCGGGCGGCTCGGTTCGCCTGGTGTTGAACGAGTCCTTCTCCTGGCCCGAGGGGATGCGCTGGTACCCCGAGTACGACCCGGAGCTCTGGAAGGACACGCCGCGGTTGGAGCGGGCGCTCGACTCGCTCATGGACACCAACGAGCAGCTCATCCGCGCGCGCTCCCTGTCGGACTGGAGGCGGGACGGGTACTTCAAGCAGCCGGACGGAACCCAGGTGCCGGTGGTCCAGGACTGCCGTGACTTCCACAAGACGAACGCGCCCACGCAGCTCGGCTACGTCACCGTGGCTTCGCTCGACCTGAACGCGGCGGTGGCGCAGGCGCCCGGACGCACCACCCTGGTGGCCCAGCCGGACATCCTCTACGCCAATGGCGGCGCGCTCTACCTCTCCGCGCGGCACTGGTGGTGGTGGTGGGAGCCGGGGCAGAAGGACTACACCTACGTCCACAAGCTCGACCTGGAGCAGCCGGGGCGCGCCCGCTACGTGGCCAGCGGCACCCTGGAGGGCCACCTGCTGGATCAGTTCAGCCTGGACGAGCACGAGGGCGTGCTGCGCGCGGCCACCACCATCTCCTGGCGGGTGGAGGAGGCCGGCAACCCCTGGGGCCGCATCGAGACGACCAACCACGTCTCCACCCTGCGCCAGGAGGGCAATCGGCTCAAGCCGCTGGGGCGCAGCGAGGACCTGGCCAGGGGCGAGCGCATCTACAGCGCGCGCTTCCTGGGCAACAAGGGCTACGTGGTGACGTTCCGCCAGGTGGATCCGCTCTTCACCTTCGATCTCTCCGACCCGGCGCACCCGCGCAAGGTGGGCGAGCTCAAGGTGCCGGGCTTCTCCTCGTACATCCACCCGCTGGGCGACACGCACCTGCTGACCGTGGGCATGCAGGTGGCGGAGAACGGCGACTGGCGCTCGCGCTCGCTCAAGCTGTCGCTCTTCGACGTGTCGGACCTCGCCCATCCCCGCGAGGCCTTCACTCAACTGGTGGGCTCGCCCAGCAGCGGCAGCGAGGCGCTCTATGATCACAAGGCGTTCAACTTCTTCGCGGCCAAGGGCCTGCTGGCCATTCCCTTCACCGACTGGGCCCCGTCGTCCTCTGGCTACTACTGGGACCACTTCGTGAGCGACCTGCGCGTCTTCCGCGTGGATACGGCCACGGGCTTCACCCCCCTGGGCTCGCTCTCCATGAGTGACGTGTACCGCACCCACGACACCTCCCGGTGGAGCTACTGGTACCAGCCCAACGTGCGCCGCAGCGTGATGGCGGATGACTACGTGTATGCCATCTCGGATGGGGGGGTCCGCGTGTCCCACGTGAACCAGCTCTCCACGCCGCTGGCCACGACGCGCTTCCAGCCCACCGTCGTGTACTGA
- the atpA gene encoding F0F1 ATP synthase subunit alpha has translation MEIRADEISRIIREQIKDYGKKVTVSETGTVLSVGDGIARIYGLEGVLSGELVEFTNGVKGLVLNLEEDNVGVAIMGDFKDIREGDTVKRTSQIASVPVGKGLLGRVVNPLGEPVDGKGPIVSTETRKLEVKAPGIVKRKSVHEPLQTGIKALDALVPIGRGQRELIIGDRQTGKTAVAIDAIINQKGLNVFCVYVAIGQKQSTVAQVVEKLTRAGAMEYTVVVTANASDPAPMQFFAPYAGVAIGEYFRDNKMHSLIVYDDLSKQAVAYRQLSLLLRRPPGREAYPGDVFFIHSRLLERAAKLSDAEGAGSLTALPIIETQAGDVSAYIPTNVISITDGQIFLETDLFFAGVRPAINVGLSVSRVGSAAQIKAMKQVAGTLKLDLAQYRELAAFAQFGSDLDKATQDTLARGARLVEVLKQGQYEPMPVEKQVMQLYAAINRDDPNKRGWIRQVPVADVVRWMKEFLEFTDSRHPQIAQDILAKRELTADIKTALNKAITEFNELFQPTPGAKV, from the coding sequence ATGGAAATCCGCGCCGACGAGATCAGCAGAATCATCCGGGAGCAGATCAAGGACTATGGCAAGAAGGTCACCGTCTCCGAGACCGGAACGGTGCTGTCGGTGGGCGACGGTATCGCCCGCATCTACGGCCTGGAGGGCGTGCTCTCGGGCGAGCTGGTGGAGTTCACCAACGGGGTGAAGGGCCTGGTGCTCAACCTCGAGGAGGACAACGTCGGTGTCGCCATCATGGGTGACTTCAAGGACATCCGCGAGGGTGACACGGTCAAGCGCACCTCGCAGATCGCCTCGGTGCCGGTGGGCAAGGGTCTGCTGGGCCGCGTGGTGAACCCGCTGGGCGAGCCGGTGGACGGCAAGGGCCCCATCGTCTCCACCGAGACGCGCAAGCTGGAGGTGAAGGCCCCCGGCATCGTCAAGCGCAAGAGCGTGCACGAGCCCCTGCAGACGGGCATCAAGGCCCTGGACGCCCTGGTGCCGATCGGCCGCGGCCAGCGCGAGCTCATCATCGGCGACCGCCAGACGGGCAAGACGGCCGTCGCCATCGACGCCATCATCAACCAGAAGGGCCTCAACGTCTTCTGTGTGTACGTGGCCATCGGCCAGAAGCAGTCCACCGTGGCCCAGGTGGTGGAGAAGCTCACCCGCGCGGGCGCCATGGAGTACACCGTGGTGGTGACGGCCAACGCCTCCGACCCGGCCCCCATGCAGTTCTTCGCCCCCTACGCGGGCGTGGCCATCGGCGAGTACTTCCGCGACAACAAGATGCACTCGCTCATCGTGTACGACGACCTGTCCAAGCAGGCCGTGGCGTACCGCCAGCTCTCGCTGCTCTTGCGCCGTCCGCCGGGACGCGAGGCCTACCCGGGCGACGTGTTCTTCATCCACAGCCGCCTGCTCGAGCGCGCCGCCAAGCTGTCGGACGCCGAGGGCGCGGGCTCCCTCACCGCGCTGCCCATCATCGAGACGCAGGCCGGTGACGTGTCCGCCTACATCCCGACGAACGTCATCTCCATCACCGACGGGCAGATCTTCCTCGAGACGGACCTGTTCTTCGCCGGCGTGCGCCCGGCCATCAACGTGGGCCTCTCCGTGTCGCGCGTGGGCAGCGCCGCGCAGATCAAGGCCATGAAGCAGGTGGCCGGCACGCTCAAGCTGGACCTGGCCCAGTACCGCGAGCTGGCGGCCTTCGCCCAGTTCGGCTCGGACCTCGACAAGGCCACCCAGGACACGCTGGCGCGCGGCGCCCGCCTCGTGGAGGTGCTCAAGCAGGGCCAGTACGAGCCCATGCCCGTCGAGAAGCAGGTCATGCAGCTCTACGCCGCCATCAACCGCGACGACCCGAACAAGCGCGGGTGGATCCGCCAGGTGCCCGTGGCCGACGTGGTGCGCTGGATGAAGGAGTTCCTTGAGTTCACCGACAGCCGCCACCCGCAGATCGCCCAGGACATCCTCGCCAAGCGCGAGCTGACGGCCGACATCAAGACCGCGCTGAACAAGGCCATCACCGAGTTCAACGAGCTGTTCCAGCCCACCCCGGGCGCCAAGGTCTGA